AACATTCAGCACATCGAGAGCCTCAACGACATCGTCGCCCAGATCACCGGGGTGACGGTCCGCGAGACGGTGCCGGACTCGCTGCTCGACGACGCCGCCGAGCTGGAGCTCGTCGACGTCTCCCCGGATGTGTTGCAGGCACGCCTGCGTGAGGGGAAGGTCTATCTCCCCACGCAGGCGGAGCGAGCGCTCGACCGCTTCTTCTCGCGCGGCAACCTGATCGCCCTGCGCGAACTCGCCTTGCGACAGACGGCCGATCGGATGGACGCCGAGATGCGGGATTGGCGGAGCGGCGCCGGCATCCAGGGGCCGTGGGCCGCCGGCGAGCGCGTGCTCGTGGCGGTCGCGCCGACCGGCGAGGCACCGCGGCTGGTGCGCGCGGGGTGGCGGCTGGCGGCGGCGCTGCGGGCCGAATGCGTGGTGCTTCACGTGGAGACGGCCGACGTGCGGCACAGCGCGCCGGCGCTCCGCGAATCCGTGCAGGAAGCGATGCGGCTCGCCCAGGAGCTGGGTGCGCGCGTCGTGACGGTGGCCGCCGACGATGTCGGCACCGAATTGCTGGCGTGGGCGCGCCGCGAGAACGTGACGCGGATCGTGGTGGGACGCTCGCGGCGCAGCAGCTGGCTGCAGCGGTTGCGACGCTCGCCTGTCGACCGGCTGCTGAGTGGGCACGACGGGCTCGACGTCCATGTGCTGGCCCCGCGCGGTGCCGAGTCGGTGCCTGGTCGCGGCGTCGCCGAGCCGACCGGCGAGCGGGCGGCGTGGCAGGATCATCTGCGGGCCGTCAGCTGGGTTGGTGGAGCGGCGATCCTGGGCCTCGTGGTCCGTGGCCTGCTGTCGACCACCGACATCGCGATGCTCTTCCTGTTGGCGATTGCCTTGGCCGGCGTGAAGGCGCCTCGTGCGGCAGCCGTCGTGGCGGCCGTGGTCGGCATCGGGCTCTTTGACCTGCTCTTCGTCCCGCCCTACGGCACCTTCGCGGTGACCGATGCGAGGTACCTGCTCACCTTCGTGGTCATGCTGGGCATTGCGCTGGCGATGACCCAGGTGACAGGCGGCATTCGTGAACGGGCCGACGCGGCGCGCGCCCGGGAGCGACGGACCGCCGCGCTGCTCGAACTGGCCCAGGAACTTGCGCTGGCAGGGACGGAACAGGTCGTGGGCGCGGCGGTGCAGCGCCGGCTGGCGGACTCGATCGGGGCGGAGGCCACCGTGCTGATCGGCGACCGCGACGGTGCATTGCAGGCCTTGGTGGCGAGCGGCATTCCACTCGATGACCGGGAACTGGCCGTCGCGCGCTGGGCCGTGAATCGTCGCGAGCCCGCCGGCCTTGGCACGGCGACACTCCCGACCGCCGCCGCGCGGTGGGTGCCGCTGGTGGTCGGCGACCAGACCATCGGGGCAATGGGGATCCGCATGCTGGATGGCGACCCGCTCCGGGCCCCGGAGCGGAGGATCTTTCTCGAAGCGGTCGCCGGACAGGTCGCGGTGGCGCTGGAGCGATTGCGCCTGGCGGATCGCACCCAGCGTGACCGGGTGGAGATCGAGGCCGAGCGACTGCGCACCGCGCTGCTCTCGTCGCTCTCGCATGACCTGCGCACGCCGCTGGCCGCCGTCGAAGGGGCCGCCACCACCCTGTTGCGGGAGTCGATGGTCACCGATCAGGTGATGCGGCACGACCTCCTCGAGACCGTGCGCGACGAGGCACGCCGGATGGGGCGCCTCGTCACCAACCTGCTCGAGATGGTACGGGTCGAGTCCGGGTCGTTGCAGGTGCAACACGAATGGCAATCGGTGGAGGAAATCGTCGGCGTCGCCCTGATGCGGTGCGAGCCGCTGCTCGGCACGCTCGCCGTCACGACGAGCGTACCGGACGACCTCCCGCTGTTGCGTGTCGATGGGCTGCTGCTCGAACAGGTCTTCGTGAACCTGCTGGAGAATGCGGCCCGGTACGCGGCGCCGGGCGGCGAGGTGCGCATCACCGCGCGGACGGTCGGTCGCGATATCGAGATCGTCGTGGAAGATCGGGGGCCGGGGGTGCCGGCAGGCGAGGAGGAGGCGATCTTCGAGAAGTTCGCCCGGGGTGGCAACGCGGCCGGCGGGGGCGTCGGGCTCGGGCTCGCCATCTGCCGAGGCATCGTGATGGCGCACGGCGGGCGCATTCACGCCGAGCGCCGCGAGGGCGGGGGATTGCGCATGGTGATCACTCTGCCACTGCCGGATGAGCAACCCACCATGCCGCCGGAAGCGCTCGAATGAACGCGCCGATCACCATCGTGCTGATCGAGGACGAATCGCCGATGCGCCGCTTCTTGCGCGCCGCCTTCGGCACGCAAGCGATGACGCTCATCGAGGCGCCCACCGCGCGCGAGGGG
The Gemmatimonadota bacterium DNA segment above includes these coding regions:
- a CDS encoding sensor histidine kinase KdpD — protein: MSEPARPDPDALLARVQQDAVRAGRGRLKIFLGASPGVGKTFAMLEAAQAAHAAGIDVIVGVVETHGRRETAERLEGLPMLSRHPVAHRGVVLEEFDLDAAIARRPAVLLLDELAHTNAPGSRHAKRWQDVRELLAVGIDVHTTLNIQHIESLNDIVAQITGVTVRETVPDSLLDDAAELELVDVSPDVLQARLREGKVYLPTQAERALDRFFSRGNLIALRELALRQTADRMDAEMRDWRSGAGIQGPWAAGERVLVAVAPTGEAPRLVRAGWRLAAALRAECVVLHVETADVRHSAPALRESVQEAMRLAQELGARVVTVAADDVGTELLAWARRENVTRIVVGRSRRSSWLQRLRRSPVDRLLSGHDGLDVHVLAPRGAESVPGRGVAEPTGERAAWQDHLRAVSWVGGAAILGLVVRGLLSTTDIAMLFLLAIALAGVKAPRAAAVVAAVVGIGLFDLLFVPPYGTFAVTDARYLLTFVVMLGIALAMTQVTGGIRERADAARARERRTAALLELAQELALAGTEQVVGAAVQRRLADSIGAEATVLIGDRDGALQALVASGIPLDDRELAVARWAVNRREPAGLGTATLPTAAARWVPLVVGDQTIGAMGIRMLDGDPLRAPERRIFLEAVAGQVAVALERLRLADRTQRDRVEIEAERLRTALLSSLSHDLRTPLAAVEGAATTLLRESMVTDQVMRHDLLETVRDEARRMGRLVTNLLEMVRVESGSLQVQHEWQSVEEIVGVALMRCEPLLGTLAVTTSVPDDLPLLRVDGLLLEQVFVNLLENAARYAAPGGEVRITARTVGRDIEIVVEDRGPGVPAGEEEAIFEKFARGGNAAGGGVGLGLAICRGIVMAHGGRIHAERREGGGLRMVITLPLPDEQPTMPPEALE